In Chlorobiota bacterium, the sequence AAATCCCAACCCCAAAGCGCAAGATTTCACCCTTGTTGACGCGCAAGGCCGCGCCCATAAACTGAGCGATTACGCCGGCAAGTATGTGGTGATTGAATGGCTGAACCACGGCTGCCCGTTCGTGCAGAAACATTACAACAGCAAGAACATGCAGACGCTTCAGAAGAAGTACACGGAGAAAGGGGTGATATGGCTTTCGGTGATTTCATCGGCCCCGGGGAAGCAAGGGCACTCAACGCCGGAACAAGCAATGGAGCAGATGAAGGAGAAAGGGGCACTGCCAACAGCGGTGCTGATTGATGAAGATGGATCTGTTGGAAAGATGTACGGCGCACGCACCACGCCGCATATGTTCGTGATTGCTCCGGACCAAACCATCATCTATCAAGGAGCCATTGACAACATTCGTTCGGCGGACCCTGAGGATGTTCCCAAAGCCACCAACTACGTTGGCCAAGCGTTGGATGAATCCATGGGCGGCCAGCCGGTGAGCGTTAGCGTCACCCAGCCGTACGGTTGCTCGGTGAAATACTAACAGCCGATCTCCGCTTCGCCATTCCTGCTTTTTTTTCACTGCTCTTCCGTGGCTGCTTGGTGTTCCGATAATTGGAACCCAAATCGGCAACCACGGAAGAGCAGTTTTGCATCGTTCCCATCCTTCTCTTCTGTTCCCTTCCCACCGTTCCCTTCGTGGGCCGCACCGTTCCCTTGCTTGTTCCTGCCGTTGCCACAAACGGGCTGGCATTCCCCTGCCGAAGGGGTGCAAGTTTGCATTGTGATTAACGCGAGAGCGGAGAAGATGAAAGGAAACAACGGAGAGAGGAATCGCACAAACCAACAAACACACAATAACCGAATGAACAGGAGAAGACCAATGAAAAAGCTGATGACAACACTGGCAATGGTAGTGGTAGCAATGGTGGCCGTAACGGCCGCAACGTATGCCCAACCGGAAATCAACTTTGGAAGAGTATCAATCGCGGGCGTGCCGGCATCGCTGCGCACGGTTGGCTGCGGAACCGATGTAAACATGCGGATTGCCGATGCCGACGGAATGTTGGCCGGCCCGCCACGCTACGGCTACACCGTGAACGTGAACGTGCGGAACACCGGTGCAATCAACACGGCTGTGTTCGTCAATCAAATTTTGATTGATGGCGCGCCGGCACCGGTGACACCAGCATCTATCATGGTTCCGGCAGGGGCGATGGTTCCAATCAAAGCAAAGATTTACGCATCGCCAGGCATTCACACCATCACCATCATTCTGGATAGCGGAGCCGCAGTTGCCGAGACCAACGAAGGGAACAACCGCTGCGACTTCACGCTAAGCGTTGTCCCGTAATCAACCAGAAAAACACCACACACACACACCACCACCACACGAAAGTGAGTTGGCAGAGTGTTGGGGAGCAGCCGCGAGGATAGAGATGATTGGGGAAAAAGACTGATAAAAAGAAAACGGCGAACAGCGTATTGGAGGAGGAACGCATCGCCACTTGAAAGGCACCACGGGGGGCGGCCACGCCCCCCGATTGCCACCACCCGCAAACACAACACTGAACAAGGAACAGACCAATGAACACGACGAAGAACCGTACGAAGAACATGATGAAAAAAGGACTGATGATTCTTGCTGCCACGCTTACGCTTGGCGCAGCAGCCCACGCACAAACCACGCTTGGCACCAGCCGCCCCGAAGTGAAGTTGCCCGCGCTGAAGCCGGACCTGTTGGTTCGCAAAGTTTATGTGATGGGGCACGACAACTACGCACGCCCGGGCCGCCCTGGCACAACCATCCACGTTGATCGCTCGGAAGCAAAAGGGGAATCGGGAGGGAAGTACATCTTCCAAATTCGCTGGGAGATACTGTGCGTTGCCAACAGCAGCGGGGTGTTCACAAACGCCATGTCGCCAAGCTATCCGCTTACTCCATCATCGCTGTCGTTACCGGCCGGAGGCGTTGGCGTGGTCAGCAGCGATGTTGAGTTAAGCACCGGCCCCAACACCTTCACCTTCAACGTTGACGACCCCAATGGAGTGGATGAATCAGTGGAATCGAACAACACGGCCACGCTGACAATTGTTGTTCACTAAGCATCGAATCGGAGCAATCACAGCATAGAGTTGTGCGGGAAGGTCGTGCATCTATCTTCCTGCAAATCACAGGAGCGAGCGGTCTCCCTTCCTGGTAGAAGAGCGGGAGTATCAGCCATAGGGTTGATGCTTCCGCTCGTTGCTTTTTGGTCCACACGCAGCAGCCCAAAGCGGGCAGATTGAAGCAGGCAACAGCGTCGGCAATGGGTGCCGATAGGCAGCTTCCGAAGGGAGTGCTCAAAAAAATTTATGCTCGCAAACGGAGTTATCATACAATCACGTTTTTCCTTTTCATATCTTCGCGCCAATTCGTTCATACCATGAGGTTAAAACTCTGATCGGAAAGAACATTATCATCGGGGTAACTGGCAGCATCGCAGCATACAAAGCAGCAGTCCTTGCGCGAGAGCTTGTTGGACGCGGCACCACTATCAGGGTCGCGATGACCCCCGCCGCCTCTCACTTCATCGCCCCCCTCACCTTCGCCTCACTTGCCAAATATCCCGTTGCACTGAACATGTTCCCAGCACCTGGCACCGAGCCAGCAAGCGGTTCTTGGCACATTGATTGGGGGCTGTGGGCCGATGCCATGGTGATTGCCCCTGCCACCGCCTCCACCATCGCCAAGTTGGCTGCTGGAATCAGCGACAACGCACTGACAGTAATCGCCACCGCGCTGCGTGGCAAGCTGTTTGTTGCCCCGGCAATGGACACCGACATGTACCAGTATCCCGCGCTCCACCGCAACCTTGAAACCTTGCGCTCCTTTGGTGTTGAGGTGATCCCGGTTGGGGAAGGTGAGCTTGCAAGCGGGCTGACCGGACCGGGAAGAATGGCCGAGCCGACAGAGATTGCCGACCACATCGCCGCATACTTTGCGCGCTCCTCCTCCTTGCAGTCGCGGCGGGTGCTGATCACCGCCGGACCCACGCATGAGCCGATTGACCCAGTTCGATTTATCGCCAACCACTCCTCGGGAAAAATGGGATACGCGCTGGCCGAGGAAGCGCGGGACCGGGGCGCGCACGTCACCTTGATTAGCGGGCCAACATCCCTTCCGCAGCCGGTGGGGGTGGACGTTGTTCACGTTATCACGGCGGACCAGATGGCCGTTGCCGTTGATGCTTGCAGCGACGATGCCGACATCATCATTGCCGCCGCAGCGGTTGCCGATTTCACCCCCACACAAACCGCCCAGCAGAAACTGAAACGCCGCCAGATGAGCGAAGCGGAAATGCAAATCCAACTCCGCCCAACGCGCGACATCCTTCGCTCGGTTGGCGAACGGAAGCACGCCGCGCAGGTGCTGGTTGGTTTTGCGTTGGAGACCGAGGGATTGATAGAATCGGCGCAAGCAAAACTGGTTGAGAAGAACTGCGATTTGGTGGTTGCCAACCCAGCCACCGAAGCCAATGCAGGGTTCGGGGCCGACACCAACCGGATTACGATTGTGGGGCGCGGAACCCAGCAGCCGCTGCCGATGATGAGCAAGCGCCAGTGCGCCGCCGCAATCCTTGACGCGGCCACCGAACTGCTTCCCGCACGATCCACTACTGGCGCGGCTACTCCATGAAGCACCAATCATTGAAAGAAGAGGTGCGGCAGTTTGCCAAGCAGCAGGATGCGTTGTTTGGCGACATCATCCGTGGCAAGCGTGGCCAAGCAGTGGCCGAAGCATCCGGCAGTGCGGTGCAACCCGAA encodes:
- a CDS encoding thioredoxin family protein, which translates into the protein MNKRTFLPLLALALCAVLTLPIGNAWADGSPENPNPKAQDFTLVDAQGRAHKLSDYAGKYVVIEWLNHGCPFVQKHYNSKNMQTLQKKYTEKGVIWLSVISSAPGKQGHSTPEQAMEQMKEKGALPTAVLIDEDGSVGKMYGARTTPHMFVIAPDQTIIYQGAIDNIRSADPEDVPKATNYVGQALDESMGGQPVSVSVTQPYGCSVKY
- the coaBC gene encoding bifunctional phosphopantothenoylcysteine decarboxylase/phosphopantothenate--cysteine ligase CoaBC, encoding MIGKNIIIGVTGSIAAYKAAVLARELVGRGTTIRVAMTPAASHFIAPLTFASLAKYPVALNMFPAPGTEPASGSWHIDWGLWADAMVIAPATASTIAKLAAGISDNALTVIATALRGKLFVAPAMDTDMYQYPALHRNLETLRSFGVEVIPVGEGELASGLTGPGRMAEPTEIADHIAAYFARSSSLQSRRVLITAGPTHEPIDPVRFIANHSSGKMGYALAEEARDRGAHVTLISGPTSLPQPVGVDVVHVITADQMAVAVDACSDDADIIIAAAAVADFTPTQTAQQKLKRRQMSEAEMQIQLRPTRDILRSVGERKHAAQVLVGFALETEGLIESAQAKLVEKNCDLVVANPATEANAGFGADTNRITIVGRGTQQPLPMMSKRQCAAAILDAATELLPARSTTGAATP